The sequence TAACGTAATAGAGTAACCGGCAATTGTGGTAACGGCAGTAGAGTAATGCCATATGAACTTAGTTATGTCAGTAAAGTAAATAGAGTAACTGGTGATCATGGTAATGTCAGCAGAGTAACCAGTGGCCATGTAAATGGAAACAAGCTGTCTTTAAATAATAGGAGTACCTTGTTTTCTTGCAGGAAACGCAGTTTGATGGTTACGTCCCCGCGTAGTTTCTCATATTTGCTACGATGTGCCTGGAAGTTTTGCTGCGCAATCTCAATGCGACACAGAGTAGCTGCATCTCGTGGTCCCAGGCTTAGCTCTTCCAGATCGGCGCGGTACGCGTCGTACTCCAGTCTGAAAGTCAACACTATTATTTACTTTTCAATCGCGACTAACATACATAGATGCATTTATATTCCAGCCTATGGGTTGTAGACCGAACCAACGGCCCACAGGCAGCATGCGGCTCTTGTATTCACACCCCTGGATCTTTTACTCAATTCCCGTAGCCCTTCTGTTCACACCTCGTGGTCCAGATCATgaaagtgtgtgtctgtgtgtgtgtgtgtgtgtgtgtgtggggggggggggggggggggggggggggcactcgaTGTGTGAACAATTATTAATATGACAGGGGTCTTACAATGGGTTCCTGCCACAGACCAATAACTAATTGTAACCCACTTTTATAGACACAGGATCAGCAGTACATGCCCAGGGGCCCGGGTAATTTCTGGGACTGATCCGCTTATTAAATAACCATGCCTTGCACAGTTAGGATCTAGTTGGTATGGAATGCAACCAGTTTTCATGCCTTGTCCCAAGACATATTACATACTCTGGCCTGGATTTCATATGTTACATGCGATCATATTGTTATGTGATGACACCAATAGAACGTCTGGCGCCATCTGGAGGACATATGTATGTTAAACATTTTACACGGCTTTCTGTATGACTTGTGTATTGGGTACCAGGAAAGGCACCAATCTATAAGCTGGAACATTGGGATCGGAATGGTCACTACCCAAGTTACAGTCTAAGAGGATAACTCCTTATCTTCAGTGTCTGAAGAACAGACCTATTCCACTGTAGTCACCATTACAGCATCAGAAGGAGCAGGAAATAACACGTGTGTATGGAGATGGGTAACCAgagtttatattttaattattttttactgagAAGAATGAAATCCACCATCTACCCACGAAAGACAAGGTCTATATGGTCTCAAATCTCATTTTCTGCTATAGCTGATGGTCACTTTCTGCCACCCTCCCAAACACAGCTCACCCACATATATATTACAGGGCCGGTTACCTGGCGGTCTCGTACTGTTTCACCGTCATTAGTGTGTCCTCCATGGTTTTGTTAATCAGAGTGTTGATACTGGACACAAAGAAATTAACTGCTCCCAGGAGAGTTTCTCCATTCTTACATAACAGCTTCTGAGTCTCCGCATTGTACCCGAATTCTTCCTGTAATGTGAGGAATTATAGTGAGATGGAGGTGGAAGCCAGCAAGTAACTGTGGAAGGCATCAACAAAGGGCCCACCATTAGTAGAGGTGGGTGAGCTCTGGGAAGAGCTCTAGAGATAGTCTACATAAGATATGGGGATGGCTTCACTAAATGCAGAATTTGCGTAACATGAGGTAGGCTAGATGGCGATCGCTGGAGCAACAGTGCACAGGAAATGGCTGTCATGCAGCTGGGTGGGGACCTTTGGAGATTGCGGACCCAGGAAATTGTGGTAGGGAAGCTGCGCAAGAAGCTCTGGACGTTGTGTCTGCTGGAAAGGACTGTGGAAAAGTTAGTTGCTGTGGATCTGTGAACATTGGGAATGAAATAGTGGTGAGAGTAGGTCTGGAGGTTATGTTCTCTGGAAATGGTTTCAGATGTAGTTATGCAGGTAGTTCTGGAGGTTGAGGGCTCTGAAAATGGTTGTGGAAGTCGTTTTATGGAGAGGACTCTGGAAATGTGGTGGGGTCGCTGCATGGAGAACTCTGGCTGATAACAGTGGTGGGAAATTGGTGCGTGTAGCTATGGAAGCTATACATGTTGGAAACGTTTGTGGTGGGGGGTGTGTAGGGATCTCTGAAGAGACAGACCTAGCTGCTGCCGCAAGGTTTGATTTGTTACAAAATGAGCAGCAATATAGGGAGGAGCATAGTAAATTAAAATTTTCTGAGATAATAACGATAAGAATACAGACCTGTAATTCCGGTGATTTCTGGCTTAAGTCAGAAAAAGCATCTCCCAGCGCCCTCTGCGTCTGCACGAGGCTGTAGAAATGAGCAGTCAAAGCTCGCGCTAGCTGCAAGACTCCTTCATATTTCCGTTTGGTGTCTCTCAAAAGTTCAATCTGAGTCTCCAGTTCCAAATCAACAGTGCGAGACCCTCGGCCAAAGCGCTCCGAAATTAATTGTTTTGTGCACTGCATGGAAGACAACATGGCTAAGTCGTCAGTAATGTAATAGAAATATGACAAGGAGAGCAGTGCTCAGGTGAGACAGTGTGGATGGAATGTCAACCCTGAAGTGGGGTCATAGCAAGGAGATCAGTGGTGAAGTGTTCAGAACTGGGTGAGATCAAAGCAAACAGTTCAGTTCCATTAGGATGTAGCCATAGTGAGGAAGTTGGTATTGCGGCAGGCAGGAGGCAAAATGCGGCGAGGGGTGACAGCGAGGAGGCGAGAGGCGGCGAGGGGTGACAGCGAGGAGGCGAGAGGCGGCGAGGGGTGACAGCGAGAGGGGGCGAGGGGTGACAGCGAGAGGGGGCGAGGGGTGACAGCGAGAGGGGGCGAGGGGTGACAGCGAGAGGGGGCGAGGGGTGACAGCGAGAGGGGGCGAGGGGTGACAGCGAGAGGGGGCGAGGGGTGACAGCGAGAGGGGGCGAGGGGTGACAGCGAGAGGGGGCGAGGGGTGACAGCGAGAGGGGGCGAGGGGTGACAGCGAGAGGGGGCGAGGGGTGACAGCGAGAGGGGGCGAGGGGTGACAGCGAGAGGGGGCGAGGGGTGACAGCGAGAGGGGGCGAGGGGTGACAGCGAGAGGGGGCGAGGGGTGACAGCGAGAGGGGGCGAGGGGTGACAGCGAGAGGGGGCGAGGGGTGACAGCGAGAGGGGGCGAGGGGTGACAGCGAGAGGGGGCGAGGGGTGACAGCGAGAGGGGGCGAGGGGTGACAGCGAGAGGGGGCGAGGGGTGACAGCGAGAGGGGGCGAGGGGTGACAGCGAGAGGGGGCGAGGGGTGACAGCGAGAGGGGGCGAGGGGTGACAGCGAGAGGGGGCGAGGGGTGACAGCCAGGAGGCGAGAGGGGGCGAGGGGTGACAGCCAGGAGGCGAGAGGGGGCGAGGGGTGACAGCCAGGAGGCGAGAGGGGGCGAGGGGTGACAGCCAGGAGGCGAGAGGGGGCGAGGGGTGACAGCCAGGAGGCGAGAGGGGGCGAGGGGTGACAGCCAGGAGGCGAGAGGGGGCGAGGGGTGACAGCCAGGAGGCGAGAGGGGGCGAGGGGTGACAGCCAGGAGGCGAGAGGGGGCGAGGGATGACAGCGAGGAGCTCAGAGGTGGAGATGTATCTCCACAAGGAGATACATGAGGTATAGAGGAAAGGTACAGTATTATTGAACACGGAGTATAGGCGTATatagggggaggatacagtattATAGGGAAGCTTACTTTATACGTATTAATTCCCCATTTCTTCACCAAGTCAAACTTTTCCACAGCTAACCCTCGTGACAGTTCCTCAGAGGTGAGCGACGCGTGCGAGGACTGCTGAGATCCTGGAAGAAGAAATATCACTGTTATACTGCAAGAGATCTAGAAAATAACCGCTGCCCAGTCATTCTCTATCATATTATACAACAATCCTAGGATATGCCCAGAATGACTGACCATATTAAGCATCAGACCAATGAGACTGCGCCACAATAACAAGATAACAAGAGACGTCCTGACTACCCAAATGATGAGACGACCTTTGAGGAATGAGAAGCAAACCCAAGGCTTAAATTAACTTCACAAAcgtcataatattattattaataataacaatagacaTTGTCAGGATATAGCTGGCAGCAGCGGACCAATGCAACCAGAAATTCACCCTTAACTGGGTCTTAAATAAGGAATGGACATCCACGATGATTATTCCAGGGTCTATTGTCAGGTACACACATCCAATCAAAACATCCGACCAGAGGCTTGTGTACAGCCCACAAATCACCCACAAATAGTGTTGTAGAAACCTTCACACATTCCAAGCCCCAGGCAGACACAGTGTTAATGACACCTATATAATATTCCAGGAAAAATATTATCATTTGCTGGTTTATGCtgggtataatatgctggacattcTGGTCAATGctggaaaattatttatttatgatatgTTGGTCACTGCCAGGGATGATATGcatatcttttttgtttttttaaattttatatgcTTGTTATTATGGGAAGAAAACACTGGTCATTGCAAACAATATTGTACTGATCATTGCTGGGTACAAGAAGCTACACTCCAACGCAAGTTAATCACTCGGTCAACATTACTGTTCCTTAGTCTAACAATGGATAGGCAATCTGACAATATGGGCTATGAAATAAACGTCAAGCAGAGAATTATGTAGTAAAGACATTGGGAAATTATAGAACTTGTGTGTTGCAACTGACTATACACAGTTCCATAGTGTGTGTGCCACTCAGAGAGTAGTCTGGAATAATATTGGAATAGGGGGTTTTTGTTCATTAAGGGGTAAGGACACGGTCTGTTGAAGGACGAAGATCCGATAAACGACAATACACATGAATTGGGACCTCCAAATTGCTTTCTGTAAGTCATACAATCTACATTTAAAGTAAATAATCACAAGTACTGACTGTAATTTACAAATTATGACCAGTGACACTGAATACTATCATTGGAGTAAGAAGAGATGTCAGCTGTTATATCATTCAGTAACACTCTCCACAACTTATTTAATTACATTACAAGGTGAGCAGCTATACTGTACTGCCGAGAAACATCCTGTGACCTCATCATACTGCCAGTTCTTACTACATTGGCTCTAAATGATCACATGACATCAGTGTCACCGGAACTACTGTCCTCACCAACAGCTATTTTAATGCACAAAAAGCGAGGGGCACTTTTATAGCCGAATTTTACACATAACGGTATGTGTGTTAATAACTATAGATTGCAATTAGTACACTAGAAGGAAGGGATCCTGGGGGTCACTAAATCTACAGCATCTACAGCTCTAAAACATCAACAAGGTCTCTATTTACCTGAATCTCTCTCGTGACTGGCTATCCTGCAGGCAGCCGATTGGCTGGGGGAAATGAGTGGAATTCTGGGAGTGTTGCAACTATGGGGCAAAAGTTCTGGAAATAACAGCGTCCAAAagggaggaaggaaggaaaaaaagcagatgaaaggatggtgaaggattgACGTGGTGGGTGAAGTAGAAAGATGGAAGCAAAGGATAAGAAGAGCATGGTTGGTGGGAAGGATTAACATGGTGGGTGAAGTAGAAAGATGCCATCGAAGGATAAGAAGAGCATGGTTGGTGGGAAGGATTAACATGATGCGTGAAGTAGAAAGATGGAATAGATGGATAAGAGCATGGACGGTGGGAAGGATTAACATGGTGGGTGAAGTAGAAAGATGCCATCAAAGGATAAGGAAAGCATGGATGGTGGGAAGGATTAACATAGATGGTGAAGTAAAGAAATAGAAGCGAAGTATAAGGGGAGCATGGACGGTGGTGGTAAAAAGcagaatggaagagaagacaagaAAATCAAATGTGTTATAGAAATGGACAATGGAAACTTTGAAAAGAGTGAATGGTCCTCCGTAGATACAGAGACCTCCGGGATCAGGTTAAGTAGACGGCATTACATTGTCCAATGCCTTCACTAAAACTGCAGGGGATCAGCCGTACACAAGAACTCAGACTCAGGAGATATCCTGGTGCCTATCTTGATCGACAAGATTATGGAATAACACATGATAATCCAGTTATGTAAAACACTGTCCTGTTTTTCTGTTCAGTGGTTATACTCACATCTGGAGCATTAGTATTTTACTAGATGTGAATAATTCTATCATCTAAGAGGGGTCTGGAGGAATTAGTCCGATGGGAGAAGTTGGCTAATGTGTTAGAAGTGACTGGAGGCCCTGAACATGAGGGCACTACCAGTTACCCCAATCAACCTTCTGCAATTATTCTGGGACATGGACCAGCAAGTGTCCAGTGGGGGTGGTGTGGTGACAGGGGCTGAACATTACATCACCGGGCCACATTCTTTTTGGCCCAGCGATACGTTCTGTCCTTCCATGGCCCCcactctgtttttctgtgcatgctcaggggcttgcacatgtgcagtgaagctCTGGTTGGGGGAACTTTACATCAAACGTCATCACATGACAATGTTTCAGGCTTAAGGAGCGCTGTTCCACACCTTTCAATGGACATTCTGGTATATCGCTGGAAATAATTTGGGGTGTGCCATTGctgttttgaaaataaatgttatcaAATCTTTATTCCTGCGCCCCAGGTTAGTTGGTGGATTTTAGGatttaaacaaaaagtaaaaaacctctgaaatatatttggaaaaactttgatgattttttttttacatgtaattaTAGGCAAAAAACACATGCAAGAGACAACTGTTACAGGTCATGCGTCTGTATCTACACAAATAAGTAACAGAGAGCCAGGGCCAGGTTGTGTTATGACTGATCCTACAAAGGGAGAGATCTCAAGCTggacttctctttttttttttttttgaggtacAAAAACACTGACTAATTATATTTAGTCAAAGTTCCATTTGCTTATTACTTGAAACTCAACTTTGCATTTGCACATTTAAAGTTGGTGTTTCATCTGCAGATAGTGGAGGCATCTAATTTGTGGGCTCTACCGTTGAGTAGTCTATGAATTTGGGGATAATGAATTGTTACAGGAAACGCTCTATCCTCTCTCAGTTCCTATACTCCCCTGCACTCCCACAGTACTTAATGTAGGCAGTTCACATCTCTAATGATGGGACTAGCTTACAACGGCTCTTTTGACCTCCCATCAGGCTGTTGCCGAAATACAGGACAATGGCCTGTGCCATGAAGAGGCACCCAGAATAAAAGCTACGCTCCCAGAATGGAGAAAAGCTAGGGAACTGACAGTCAGTACCCCCAAGCTATAGCTGCCATCTCTAACTGTTACTGTAGCAGCCCCTCTCCTGTCCAGACCAGAGATTTGACTTCATTCTGTTGCAGAGTCCACTGCCTGACCATATGTAAGAGCCTTTCACCACTCATGGATCACCCAGAGACTCCAAGTTAGGAATAGCCTCTGACAATTTTACCTCAAGACACCAGAGGTCACTGTTGTACCTAAAACCTTGTTTTTGAATCTGCCCTTTAAACAGGATGGCCAGTATTGGTTCTGAAGAATCCTGTCTCCTGTTTAGGTCTATAAATAGGCACTCCCTGTTTGAAGCCATTGCTTGAGAATTTTGTTTGCTCAGCTTCTGATACCTGAACACATTCCTCTTGGATTATCAACTACTTACCTTACTGACCCATCATACTATTGACTGCCCATTCATGTGGCAGCCCAAATAAAGTCAGACTACCCACTTGTGTGCCAAACTGGATTACATCTGAACATCTGCTACCAACCTATATTCAGGATACTATCAAGTTGCTCAATGTACAAACTCTGTTTACAATTAGCCCCATCATCAACTGGACTTCGGCTAACATCCGGGCACTGAGGTTGGCTGTTCATGGAACTGTGAGTAATCGTGTTCTAGTGGTGGATCACTACTACCTTGTACACTTTCACCCTCATCTTCTTTGGGTATAATCATTACCACACCGTAGACTTATCACTGTCCATTTCTGTACTTTATCACTGATTACGGTTTAAATATTCtatttatgtgtggaatttttgGACTTGCACAACAAACTTGTGTGCTTGCCGCAAAAACTGTTATCATTCCTTAGTTTAGGTGTAGAATGCAAATACACTTCTCGAAGCCCATTACAACTAGTAGCCGGCATTAAGACCACGCTATGGCATCCAGGGAAGGCTGTGCCCACTGGAAAGTTTAGGATGGCCAAGAGAAGGCCTGACTCTTGAGCCTCAACTATGCAGAAATGCCAAGAGAATaactaataaaaagaataatcctAGTTATTCAGGGAAGAATAAAGGTCACCCAGAAGAGGTGGATGAGTAGAGATCAATGTCTGGGGGGAGAAAATATCATGATCCTAGCTAATTAGCTAGAGTACTGAAAGGAGTCTTTGAATAAGGACCGAAAGCTCCATAGAGAACAGATGGACCTCCAAGCATGGGTCGAAAATGTGCAAAGTAGAACAGCCTGGGACCACTTTCTACCACCAACAATCAACTAAAGGTTTCCTGAAAGGAATATAAAACCTCTGATGAGGTCACTGGTGAAATGATAGGCTTTTAATCAATACTGAGAACTAGTGTGTGCAGGAAGGGGTGTCGTACACACAACCTGGTACAGTTATTCCCCTCTGCCCTTACTAGTTTCTGGAGGAATGGGCCAACTCTGTAGGAGAAATCATCCAATGTATCTTGAAGAAACAGATTTACTCTGCATGCCACCATGAGATCACAGAATGATTGAAGAAGTCATTATCGTGGTCATTAAGTTATAGGATAAGAGGCTCCTGGGAGGTCCGCCTTGACCAAATACCTATATAATGGAAGTATTCCACGATCAGAGAGGAAGCACTCAGTGGGCACAAAGGGGGTTTACCAACATGGTCCAATGTCAGTTCAAAAACCATGAACAGCGGCAGGGGACTTTTAGGCAAACTTCTCTACAAACAATACGGAGACCCAAATTACCTTTTAACATCTTCTCAGCAAACGAGTTTAACAGTGCCAGGCACAGGTATAAGTTAGTAGCAGTATCTACACTGGACAAACTCTGTAACATCATTATTATGTCTTTAACATTGTTCAGAGAGTACCCCTGAAGCTCTCACATAGAACATTGGTCTGTGGATGGGTTTACCCCACAACATTGCTATCAGTTCACCACTTCTTATTGGTAGCATGTGGCATAGTCAGTGGAAGAATATACTGCTTTCCGGATCAATTTGGATGGCTAAGAGTCCAAAATAGAATCCATAGGTAAACGCTGGAGTGGATCCCCAATTACAGGCCTTTAAAATGGTCCAACTACTTGCGCCATTGGTGGCTGTGAGATTACCGATGTGGAGCATATTCGGTTGCCTAGCAGGCCCCTTTCAGCAGATGACTTTAGACCCAAACCTATTCATGGGAAGTTGTGGGAGATCTAGTGGTTGTTTCTTAGGTTTCTATGCTCATGTCTTAACAAATCTGTCAGCTACTATTACTTTCTCCAAATTCCATACGTCCCTGTAtatcactcactccttgaccccaATGAACCAGCAATTCAAAAGTTGCTTCTTTAGATACAGTTGCTGAAGTCTTTAAAAGTCTCTACCAGACACCTTTTCATACACTTGTCTTGGACATGGTTCAAATTGTTCCTGAATTCCAAAAAGATATCCTGGGGACTTGAAGACTTGTCTATATGACTCAGGtgtaatatttattatcaaaCCAGTAGAACAAATTTTATTTCCTTAAAGTCCAGCCTCTGCACATCAGAGAGGGTACAAAATATGGCACTGGTGCTCCCAGCTAATTTACTTGTTAAGATACAGGTTTAATTTTCTtccaaaatctttttttatttttttcatttccaaGAAGGTGTCGACAATCTAACTGCCTTCTTGAAATATGGggaaagtagccattagaagagtGTTAGGGCCACAATTGTAGTCAGATGCCACCAGAGTTCTCTGATCCATTTGTTTCTgctacttaagctgggtacacactatagggttttcagacgattatcaggccaatcacgcGACAAACAGCTGTCCGGATCAAtctcgcattagtgtgtacgctccaacaatgagcgattatcattccaaagctcatcatatcgttTAATTTTTTAAACCTGACTTAAAATGACGTTCAACTATGctacaatgtcattccaatcctgcaaTGTGTATGCTCTTacaaccggcagtgtccatagatctctatggagtgtgcagagtcagatcttcagatcttttcagccgatggttaggacagatgaagagtacagatcaGAAGGtcaatcatgtaaaatgtgtttagtgtgtacacaggaatcagctgctgatcaggacttttttctttatttcagtcattggtaaaaatcCTTAACTATATCGCATCAGTAGaaagtttctgtagtgtgtacccagccttattcatAGATAAACTTTTACTGGATTATCTTTGATCAGTTCTAGTTTCTCAAATGCAGATAATTCCCTGCAGCAACTCTGCTACAGACTTGGTAGAAAAGATTTTCTGTACTAGTTTGGTGTGGGGATAGAGGTGACACCTCTAGGGCTTCATTTTCAGATGCAGACACAGAATCAGTTGAGTTGTCATGTCTGTTGCTCAGAAGAGGCAGCAAAGCAGTAATCAATTCACTTTCTTTCAGTCTGAGCTTATCTCCTCTAGCTATTGTCTTCACAATTCTCTTACTGCTGGATCCCATCTCAAACACCAATTTGTAAAGGAAGTGGTCTGTGATTGAAGTGGAAAACTCAGATACAAGGAAGATTATCAATACAGTCAAGTTTTATTAAACGCCTATCCAGTAACCACAGAAAGGAGCCCTGCACCTACCAGGACAAGTTTCCTATTATTCCTTTATATGATGCAGGCATCTCGTCTGGTGACTTACCCCCTGACCTATGGTCAGGACTCAGGCCCAGATAAATTTAGGCAGATCTTCACAGAAAGACCCAACTTTAGTAGGGATGAGAGCTTGAGTGAAGACATGCCAGGTAGGAAGGGATTGAAGAGTATCGAGAAGTggttaaaatataagagaacacAAAATAAGCTAGAAAGAACACCAGAACCACCACTGAAAGGTTAATCATGTCATGGGAATACCAtgtaaattaactacaaattgtaCATGACATTCCTGTAGCAGGGTACCAAGAAGTAGATCACAAAAGCAGTTTCTCACCACTCAGGGACTGTGAAAATTCAGATATGCTCCCTGGAACAGGACCAGCGTTGCTCATCCTAGGGACTCTGTGTTGGGCTGTTCATgtaacaattgtgtgtgtgtgtgtgtgtgtgtgtgtgtgtgtgtgtggtgcatTGCCATTACCACTATGTGCACTTGTCATTGTCTTGTGTATGACAACCTCACATCACCCCATCCTGTTGAGGCCATAACCGTTTTCGATCCGAGACTTATTGTGTATCGTGTGTATGTGGACTGTGTACCTCACGCCTGTGTAGATGTTATAATTACTCATTTGTGGACTTATTATTAGATCTGGACAATAAATATGCATTCTTTACCCAATCTTTTTTCATTCCTGTGTCCTGGCATCCATGACACCAGTGCCACAACTGAGACTTTGTGCGAGTAATATTCCTGATGCCTGCCTATCAATTTATAAAGAACAAATACTTCctaaatggctgcctgcactgtgtgtGTAGGTAACAAATACACTTTAAATGGGAAATACAGAATTCAGAAGAAAGATATTTAAGCAGAAGCATAGAAAGCCCACCATGGTGAAAGAGATAATACCAGCAGATCTCATGGAGCAATTAAGGATGTCACCAAATTCAAATTTTGGATTCAGCCAAATACAGATTTTACGCCAATCTTTAATTGcttataaaataaagcaaaattgaTCTTATATAGCATTTTCGCTTCTGGAAATACATTTGGATACATCTTTTTGATGAGGCCAAATCTCAAAATGAATCCTGGATTTGGGGCACCCCTGGAAGGATTTAATACCATCAATTAGAATAAAGTAATTAATACACCAGAGTGAAAAGGTTAATACTGCCCATCAAGTAAAGGCTGAATAAGAAAACAGTTGATAGGATTCGGTGCATATTACTATTAAAAGACATGCCGGGGGTTATTATATACATAGTAAAAACCGGCTGGAGACCTTGTCCCTCTGCATTCAGGAATCGCAGTCCAAGGTAGTTGGGATTAATCTGCACCGCAGGCCCTAAACAAAACCATAGACAGCAAAACTGTGAGCTGGCAAACTGTACACAGAAAGGAAGTATATTAAATGTAACACCacactggagatctccgatgacCTTTACTGTTAATAGCAGCATTTACACTAGCACTAGCCTGAAGATAGTCAACAACTTTCCTTCAATTGATAATGAGATCTA is a genomic window of Mixophyes fleayi isolate aMixFle1 chromosome 2, aMixFle1.hap1, whole genome shotgun sequence containing:
- the ARFIP2 gene encoding arfaptin-2 isoform X1, translated to MLILPTVHALIHLFHLSTSRIMLILPTNHALLILRWHLSTSPTMLILPTNHALLILCFHLSTSPTTSILHHPFICFFSFLPPFWTLLFPELLPHSCNTPRIPLISPSQSAACRIASHERDSGSQQSSHASLTSEELSRGLAVEKFDLVKKWGINTYKCTKQLISERFGRGSRTVDLELETQIELLRDTKRKYEGVLQLARALTAHFYSLVQTQRALGDAFSDLSQKSPELQEEFGYNAETQKLLCKNGETLLGAVNFFVSSINTLINKTMEDTLMTVKQYETARLEYDAYRADLEELSLGPRDAATLCRIEIAQQNFQAHRSKYEKLRGDVTIKLRFLQENKVKVMHKQLLLFHNAISSYFAGNQQQLEASLQQFNIKLSSAASDKPSWLEEQ
- the ARFIP2 gene encoding arfaptin-2 isoform X2, yielding MSEGIMSKAATMEIPISSNGVSGTLNEDESLEQDLQQVMVSGPNLNETSIVSGGYGGTTEGIIPTSSLKGPAVQINPNYLGLRFLNAEGQGSQQSSHASLTSEELSRGLAVEKFDLVKKWGINTYKCTKQLISERFGRGSRTVDLELETQIELLRDTKRKYEGVLQLARALTAHFYSLVQTQRALGDAFSDLSQKSPELQEEFGYNAETQKLLCKNGETLLGAVNFFVSSINTLINKTMEDTLMTVKQYETARLEYDAYRADLEELSLGPRDAATLCRIEIAQQNFQAHRSKYEKLRGDVTIKLRFLQENKVKVMHKQLLLFHNAISSYFAGNQQQLEASLQQFNIKLSSAASDKPSWLEEQ
- the ARFIP2 gene encoding arfaptin-2 isoform X3, whose translation is MSEGIMSKAATMEIPISSNGVSGTLNEDESLEQDLQQVMVSGPNLNETSIVSGGYGGTTEGIIPTSSLKGSQQSSHASLTSEELSRGLAVEKFDLVKKWGINTYKCTKQLISERFGRGSRTVDLELETQIELLRDTKRKYEGVLQLARALTAHFYSLVQTQRALGDAFSDLSQKSPELQEEFGYNAETQKLLCKNGETLLGAVNFFVSSINTLINKTMEDTLMTVKQYETARLEYDAYRADLEELSLGPRDAATLCRIEIAQQNFQAHRSKYEKLRGDVTIKLRFLQENKVKVMHKQLLLFHNAISSYFAGNQQQLEASLQQFNIKLSSAASDKPSWLEEQ